The Candidatus Margulisiibacteriota bacterium genomic sequence AAATATCAGAAACAATATAAGTCGTCAGGTCCATGGGCAGCGGTATTTTGGCTCCCAGCGAGAGCGCGTATTCATCCGAGTTGTAGTATCGCATTACCAGAGATAAATCGTAAGGCGTAAATGCTGTTGAGTAATATCCGAGTGAATAAAACAGGCTGCTTTTTTCCGTTGAATAATTATCCAGTACAAAATTCAAATTGAACCCGACATTTATATTCTTTTCAACTCTTCTGGCCAAGCCCACAGTGAAACATTGTTGAGTTATGCTGGTTATAGTTGGGCTGTCGGTTTTGTCGGTCCTGTATTCGATGTTCCCGATAACATCCATTATAACGCCTATCCCAAAAGTCGTGTCTCTGTATTTATAAGGAAGTTTATAAAAACCGTAGATATAGGACTGGTCAAAATTATAAGGATTATAACTGAGCAGTATGGGATTGATGTTTTCTTTCACCAGTATGGCCGGATTAAAATAAGCGCTTTCCGGTCCTTCTGCGGAAATTATACCGGTATTGCCCAGCCCTATGACCCTGGCGTTAAATCCGCTGTTCAGAAAGTCATTGCGCAGGTCTACACGTGTTCCGGTCGCGGCCAAGGTTATAGCTAAAGAAAGAATCAATAAGCCTGTGTGGATGGTTTTTTTCATTGCACAACCACCTTATGATATTTTCTCTGCACCTTGCCGGAACTATCGGTAACTTCCAATAGCGCAATATAAATTCCAGGAGGGACAACATTATTATTTTCATCAGCCAGGTACCACACTACAGCTCCTTCGCCGGTATAGGTAGTCACAGAAAGAGGGAAATCGCTTTTGTTGAAGGTTTTTGTTTTTCTGCCGCTTAAAGAATAGATAGTAATTTTTATATCTGTGGGTATCGCTGTGAGTAACACGTACAAACTTGTGTAACTCTGATTAGTGAGCGCGTTACTTACAGGGTTAGGGAAATTATAAAACTTGGAAATTGTTGAGTCGGTTGTATTATTTGTCGGTGGCGGACTAACCTGTAGCATGGTTTGATATGCGTCTATCCGGCCCTTGCCCAATTTGCCTGAATAAGANNNNNNNNNNNNNNNNNNNNNNNNNNNNNNNNNNNNNNNNNNNNNNNNNNNNNNNNNNNNNNNNNNNNNNNNNNNNNNNNNNNNNNNNNNNNNNNNNNNNTCATTATTTACATAGTCATGCCCTTTGATGACTTTTCCTGCCAGATCAACATGATTGTAATCCACGCCGGAATCAACAACCGCCACAATCACCGAGCTGGAACCTGTAGTTACTGCCCAGGCCTGGGTCATATCATACCTGTCAAAAATTGCTTTTTGATCGCTGACGTAATAAGTATCATTTGGCGGTATGCCATAAGCTTTTACAATAAAATTGGGATGGGCGTACTCAATATTGCTTTGCGCTTTAAGCCATTCCAGTGCTGCTGTCATATCGTCAGCATTTTCCAGCATTATTTTGTGAATACCTTCCAGTAAATATGAATCTTTTTTATTTTGTAATGATGTTGCAGCTAATTGCGCGTGAAGTCCTGTTTGTTGTTGTATAGCACTATTCTGAAATAAAGTTTTGTCTTCTTTTATTTTAAAAGGAATATTCATAGTGACAGCCTGACTGGTAAATACACGGTACTGATTAGTTTGTAATTGCGGATCGAGCCCCTGCTTATATTTATAAATTATTTCCCCGGGAACAAAATTGTCAGTTACAGCATAAAGAAAACTGGCCAGAAGCAGTAAAGCAAAGGAAAATTTAGGTTTCATTTAAAATAGTGTATATGAATAAACAGAGATTTTCAATGACGGCATGTTGTTTTATGGTGTTTTGTCCCTGCCTTGCAAACTTGAGATTTTATCACGGATCAGGGCGGCTTTTTCAAATTCCAGGTCTCTTGCTGCCTTATGCATTTGTTTTCTGAGCATATCTGTTGTGGTGAGCAGCTCATGCGGCAGCATGTCTTCTTTTTTTATCTGGTCAAGCCATTCCAGCTCTTTTTGTACCCTGTTCAGGTCCTTTTTCTGTTTGGCCCCCTCTTCCCGGATATTATCTTTGATCTTGGAATAGATGTTGGTGGGAGTAATCCCATGAGCATCATTATATTCTTTTTGAATCTTGCGCCTGCGATTGGTTTCATATATAGCTTTTTCCATGGATTTGGTCATTTTATCAGCGTACAGCAACACAGTCCCTTTAACATTTCTGGCTGCCCTGCCGATAATCTGGATTAATGAACGTTCGTCGCGCAAAAAGCCCTCTTTGTCCGCGTCCAGAATGGCTATCAGTGAAACTTCGGGCAGGTCCAGGCCTTCTCTTAACAAATTAATGCCTACCAAAACATCAAAATCTCCTGTGCGCAAGTCACGTAAAATTTCATAGCGGTCCAGGGTATTAATATCCGAATGCAGATAACGGGTTTTTAACTGATGTTGCAGCAGATATTCTGCCAGTTCTTCGGCCATTTTTTTGGTTATGGTCACAACCAGGGTTCGTTCTTTATCAGCTACTCGTTTTTTGATTTCTTCCATGAGATTTTGCATCTGATTTTCGGTTTTACGGATCTCTATTGCAGGATCCAGCAGTCCTGTGGGCCGGATGATCTGCTCCACAACCTGTATAGAGTGCTCTGTTTCATAAGGCCCTGGTGTGGCTGAAACAAAGATCACCTGCGGTATCTTGGCCTCAAATTCAGGAAAGTTCAGTGGACGATTGTCCAGCGCGCTGGGCAGTCGGAAGCCATAATCCACTAATACAGTTTTTCTGGATTTATCTCCGGCATACATTCCCCTAACCTGTGGCAAAGTAACATGCGATTCATCTACAATCAACAAAAAATCTTTGGGGAAATAATCAATCAGTGTATAAGGAGGTTCACCGGGATTTCTACCGGTTAAAATACGAGAATAATTTTCAATGCCCGAACAGTACCCTATTTCCTCCATCATTTCTATATCGAACATAGTCCGTTGTTCCAGACGCTGGGCTTCCAGCAGTTTGTTTTCAGCCTTAAAGACCTTCAGACGGTCGGCCAGCTCAATTTTGATTTTTTCTACTATATCTTTTACATTAACGGTAGGGACCACATAATGGCTGGCTGGATAGATCATAAAGGAATCGAATTTATTTTTTACGGACCTGTTCAATGGATCGATATAGAGGACATTTTCTATTTCATCTCCCCAGAACTCCACTCGCAAAATGTTCTCGTCATAGGCCGGGAAAATTTCCACGACTTCACCCATGACTCTGAATTTACCGCGTGTCAGGTTCAGATCATTACGTTCATAACGTGCGTTGATAAGCGATTCCAGTAATTTTTCTCTGGGAAACATCTGGCCCTTGGCCAGA encodes the following:
- the uvrB gene encoding excinuclease ABC subunit UvrB: MSDFVLKSSFSPTGDQPQAIEQLVNGIKKGYKFQTLHGVTGSGKTYTLANVIRQVNKPVLMMAHNKTLAAQLTSEYKEFFPDNAVEYFISYYDYYQPEAYLPSTDTYIEKDSSINDEIDRLRHKATYSLFNRSDVLIVSSVSCIYGLGSPEYYAQGSFCLAKGQMFPREKLLESLINARYERNDLNLTRGKFRVMGEVVEIFPAYDENILRVEFWGDEIENVLYIDPLNRSVKNKFDSFMIYPASHYVVPTVNVKDIVEKIKIELADRLKVFKAENKLLEAQRLEQRTMFDIEMMEEIGYCSGIENYSRILTGRNPGEPPYTLIDYFPKDFLLIVDESHVTLPQVRGMYAGDKSRKTVLVDYGFRLPSALDNRPLNFPEFEAKIPQVIFVSATPGPYETEHSIQVVEQIIRPTGLLDPAIEIRKTENQMQNLMEEIKKRVADKERTLVVTITKKMAEELAEYLLQHQLKTRYLHSDINTLDRYEILRDLRTGDFDVLVGINLLREGLDLPEVSLIAILDADKEGFLRDERSLIQIIGRAARNVKGTVLLYADKMTKSMEKAIYETNRRRKIQKEYNDAHGITPTNIYSKIKDNIREEGAKQKKDLNRVQKELEWLDQIKKEDMLPHELLTTTDMLRKQMHKAARDLEFEKAALIRDKISSLQGRDKTP